One region of Oryza sativa Japonica Group chromosome 5, ASM3414082v1 genomic DNA includes:
- the LOC4339799 gene encoding protein ALP1-like, whose translation MSNRRRKRGESKPQAHDAGDTTPIDNILTSLDDAPPPPPPPRHELPLLQLNDHQEADDADASSSSSPHQQRRLWVKDRSRAWWELCSSADYPEADFRRAFRMSRPTFHFLCDALAAAVAKEDTALRAAIPVRQRVAVCVWRLATGEPLRVVSKRFGLGISTCHKLILEVCAAIRNLLMPRFLHWPDHPTSTAYKTRFEATSGVPGVVGAMYTTHIPIIAPKVSVAAYLNRRHTERNHKTSYSITLQGVVGPDGTFTDVCIGWPGSMSDEQVLRKSALHQRASAAAGSMSWVVGGASYPLTEWMLVPYAQRNLTWTQHAFNEKVGEVRRVATEAFVRLKGRWACLQKRTEVKLQDLPAVLAACCVLHNICETRGEDMDPDLRCDLPPDEEEDDTVLVQSESANKVRDDIAHNLLHRGLAGTAFF comes from the coding sequence ATGTCCAACCGGCGTCGCAAGCGCGGCGAATCCAAGCCCCAAGcccacgacgccggcgacaCCACGCCCATCGACAACATACTCACCTCCCTCGACGacgccccgccaccgccacctccaccgcgcCACGAGCTCCCCCTCCTCCAGCTCAACGACCACCAAGAGGCAGATGACGCtgacgcctcgtcgtcgtcgtcgccgcaccaGCAGCGGCGGCTGTGGGTGAAGGACCGGTCGCGCGCGTGGTGGGAGCTGTGCAGCAGCGCCGACTACCCGGAGGCCGACTTCCGCCGCGCCTTCCGCATGTCCCGCCCCACCTTCCACTTCCTCTgcgacgcgctcgccgccgccgtcgccaaggAGGACaccgccctccgcgccgccatCCCCGTCCGCCAGCGCGTCGCCGTCTGCGTCTGGCGCCTCGCCACGGGGGAGCCACTCCGCGTCGTCTCCAAGCGCTTCGGCCTCGGCATCTCCACCTGCCACAAGCTCATCCTCGAGGTCTGCGCCGCCATCCGCAACCTCCTCATGCCGCGCTTCCTCCACTGGCCCGACCACCCCACCTCCACCGCCTACAAGACGCGCTTCGAGGCCACCTCGGGTGTCCCGGGGGTGGTGGGCGCCATGTACACCACGCACATCCCCATCATCGCCCCCAAGGTCTCCGTCGCCGCCTACTTGAACCGCCGCCACACGGAGCGCAACCACAAGACCTCCTACTCCATCACCCTCCAGGGCGTCGTCGGCCCCGACGGCACCTTCACCGACGTCTGCATCGGGTGGCCGGGGTCCATGAGCGACGAGCAGGTGCTCCGCAAGTCGGCGCTGCACCagcgggcgtcggcggcggctgggtcGATGTCGTGGGTGGTGGGCGGCGCGAGCTACCCGCTGACGGAGTGGATGCTGGTCCCCTACGCGCAGCGCAACCTGACGTGGACGCAGCACGCCTTCAACGAGAAGGTGGGCGAGGTCCGGCGCGTGGCCACGGAGGCGTTCGTCCGCCTCAAGGGGCGGTGGGCGTGCCTGCAGAAGCGCACGGAGGTGAAGCTGCAGGACCTCCCCGCGGTGCTCGCCGCCTGCTGCGTCCTCCACAACATCTGCGAGACCAGGGGGGAGGACATGGACCCCGACCTCCGCTGCGACCTCCcccccgacgaggaggaggacgacaccGTGCTTGTGCAGTCGGAGTCCGCCAACAAGGTGAGGGACGACATCGCGCACAACCTCCTCCACCGCGGATTGGCCGGCACCGCCTTCTTCTGA